In a genomic window of Octopus sinensis linkage group LG16, ASM634580v1, whole genome shotgun sequence:
- the LOC115220270 gene encoding putative mediator of RNA polymerase II transcription subunit 26, whose product MLIEIKEGNMASNEEINRNERELSTVSGTPEPQQQQQQQQQQQQPEKDQKQKPPPPSPSPLPAQQEQQEEERQGQQHQQYQKHEKHKSQVTHRSTSIPMYTHHHHQHHQLQQQQQQQQQQQQQQQQQPQQQQGQQRQQQHMSNKQKQQQSTQNVRQHRSPQQRKHSVTKQTSQHQQQQQQQQQQLQQQQQSQLQQLQQQQQQRRKPFQSQFQQQQQQQQQSELQQQQQQRPLTARFSPRPQQRAPRPLQQRALQQPQQSQQLQQQLQQQQQQQQQQQQHQQHSKSSQRASQKSRVSQQSSQSSQHDQLQQQEAQQQQQQQQQQPKPQRQQKQQQQRRPRSKERSKQQLSERQESDDRPRRRESHPESEPEEQTSHKYGHQNGDMGEYDGASSKKETEYHKSLEVGKTPDTFPCGHVLCHNCIRKHLKSREAELKCPVCDQAVEINVPIHGTAVAYDDEDESNVMLVSNFDDIVRKFNGINYNLRRLKEESVQSRSVGMTFSSSMCHMCEEDHGTLRVIQEFNKLSVNHQRPTVRPDHYFYRLCHGQIVTSFYSKVNSACVCVPCTYKNLQATQNFPELKFDAEDCSVSNRQLCLAEVGKLIVRNQTPLTCMQGKNVIDVDHKIKVTERADEFDFHHTSHQIKRLIKQQEKNLIQLASKQVRDTGRLYYIQESSSIEHNPNETVV is encoded by the coding sequence ATGCTGATAGAGATCAAAGAAGGAAACATGGCGAGCAACGAAGAAATCAATAGGAATGAGAGAGAACTTTCAACGGTGTCTGGCACACCTgaaccacaacagcagcaacaacagcagcagcagcagcagcagccagagAAAGACCAGAAACAAAAACCACCtccaccgtcaccgtcaccgttACCAgcccaacaagaacaacaagaagaagaacgtcaaggacaacaacaccaacaatatcaAAAACATGAAAAGCACAAGTCACAGGTGACTCACCGTTCGACGTCGATACCTATGTAcacgcatcaccaccaccaacaccaccagttacagcaacagcagcagcagcagcagcagcaacaacaacaacaacaacaacaaccacaacaacaacaaggacaacaaCGTCAACAGCAACATATGtcgaacaaacaaaaacaacagcagtctACGCAAAATGTCAGGCAACATAGATCGCCTCAACAAAGAAAACACTCGGTGACGAAACAGACGTctcagcaccaacaacaacaacaacaacaacaacagcaactacaacaacaacaacaatcccagCTCCAACagttgcaacagcaacagcaacaaagacGTAAGCCATTCCAATCTCAattccagcagcagcagcagcaacaacaacaatcagagctgcagcagcagcagcagcagcggccaCTGACGGCTCGGTTTTCTCCAAGGCCGCAGCAGAGAGCCCCAAGACCCTTGCAACAAAGGGCTCTACAGCAGCCGCAGCAGtcgcagcagctgcagcagcagttgcaacagcaacaacagcagcagcagcagcaacagcaacatcagcaacattcAAAATCTTCACAACGAGCATCGCAAAAGTCTAGAGTATCGCAACAGTCTTCTCAATCGAGTCAACATGATCAGCTGCAACAGCAAGaggcacagcagcagcagcaacagcagcagcagcagccgaaaCCACAACgacagcaaaagcagcagcagcagcggcggcctCGTTCTAAAGAGCGATCAAAACAACAGCTGTCAGAAAGACAGGAAAGTGACGATCGGCCTCGACGAAGAGAAAGTCACCCAGAATCGGAACCAGAAGAACAGACATCACATAAATACGGACATCAGAATGGTGACATGGGCGAATACGATGGCGCCAGCTCTAAAAAGGAAACAGAATACCACAAAAGTCTTGAAGTGGGAAAAACACCTGATACGTTTCCGTGTGGTCATGTCTTATGCCACAACTGTATTCGGAAGCATCTGAAGTCGCGGGAGGCTGAGCTGAAGTGTCCTGTCTGCGACCAAGCTGTCGAAATCAATGTCCCCATACATGGCACTGCAGTAGCTtacgacgatgaagatgaaagCAATGTAATGCTTGTATCCAATTTCGACGACATTGTTCGCAAGTTTAACGGCATCAACTACAACCTCCGTCGGTTAAAAGAGGAATCTGTGCAATCACGAAGTGTAGGGATGACTTTCTCTTCCAGTATGTGCCACATGTGTGAAGAGGATCACGGAACACTCAGAGTGATTCAAGAATTCAACAAACTTTCCGTCAACCACCAACGCCCAACTGTCAGGCCCGACCACTACTTTTATAGGTTGTGTCACGGCCAGATCGTCACCTCTTTCTACAGCAAAGTTAActctgcgtgtgtttgcgtgccgTGCACTTACAAAAATCTTCAGGCCACGCAGAACTTCCCCGAGCTGAAGTTTGACGCGGAGGACTGTTCTGTGTCCAACCGACAGTTATGTTTAGCCGAAGTCGGGAAGCTTATCGTCCGCAACCAAACTCCACTCACCTGCATGCAAGGCAAGAACGTTATAGACGTTGACCACAAAATCAAAGTTACAGAAAGGGCTGACGAATTTGATTTTCATCATACATCGCACCAAATTAAGAGACTGATTAAACAACAAGAGAAGAACCTGATCCAATTGGCTAGCAAGCAGGTTAGGGATACGGGACGACTATATTACATTCAAGAGAGCAGTTCTATTGAGCATAACCCAAATGAAACTGTGGTAtaa